One Microbacterium sp. zg-B96 genomic region harbors:
- the phoU gene encoding phosphate signaling complex protein PhoU codes for MREVFHQSLEDVQGRLVEISELVTVAIDKATRAFSASDVGLAEEVIEADQVIDDKAIALDELAIQILARQQPVARDLRIVVAALRVSASLERMGDIAEHIAQLTRMRFPERAIPRGLKNTFIKMGELDVEVARLLTELLRTEDLALVEQIRTAEDKLDDLHISVFEKVLSDNWQGEAAATVDATLASRYHERFADHAESVAKKVLYLATGDWTPDTETLEMLRAQQHV; via the coding sequence ATGCGCGAAGTTTTCCATCAGTCCCTCGAGGACGTTCAGGGACGTCTCGTCGAGATCTCCGAGCTCGTCACGGTGGCCATCGACAAGGCGACGCGCGCATTCAGCGCCAGTGACGTGGGCCTGGCCGAAGAGGTCATCGAAGCCGATCAGGTCATCGACGACAAGGCGATCGCCCTGGACGAGCTGGCGATTCAGATCCTGGCGCGTCAGCAGCCGGTGGCGCGAGACCTGCGCATCGTCGTGGCGGCCCTGCGGGTGTCGGCATCGCTGGAGCGCATGGGCGACATCGCGGAGCACATCGCCCAGCTCACCCGCATGCGCTTCCCGGAGCGCGCGATCCCGCGCGGCCTGAAGAACACGTTCATCAAGATGGGCGAGCTCGATGTCGAGGTCGCCCGCCTGCTGACCGAGCTGCTGCGCACCGAAGACCTCGCACTGGTCGAGCAGATCCGCACCGCGGAGGACAAGCTCGACGACCTGCACATCTCGGTGTTCGAGAAGGTGCTGAGCGATAACTGGCAGGGCGAGGCGGCAGCGACGGTGGATGCCACGCTCGCCAGCCGCTACCACGAGCGGTTCGCCGATCACGCCGAGTCGGTCGCGAAGAAGGTGCTCTACCTCGCCACGGGCGACTGGACCCCCGACACCGAGACGCTGGAGATGCTGCGCGCGCAGCAGCACGTCTGA
- a CDS encoding phosphoglyceromutase: MTEPYTLILLRHGQSEWNELNLFTGWVDVRLTAQGKAEAQRGGELMAEAGLLPDILHTSVLSRAIQTADIALDAADRLWIPVKRSWRLNERHYGALQGKDKAQTLAEFGQEQFMLWRRSFDVPPPPLSADSEFSQANDPRYVGIDGDIPDTESLKLVIDRLLPYWHDEIVPDLQTGKTVLVTAHGNSLRGLVKHLEGISDDDIAQLNIPTGIPLVYRLGADFTPVAPGEYLDPEAAAAGAAAVAAQGKK; the protein is encoded by the coding sequence ATGACCGAGCCCTATACCCTCATCTTGCTCCGACATGGCCAAAGCGAGTGGAATGAGCTGAATCTGTTCACCGGATGGGTCGATGTGCGCCTCACGGCGCAGGGGAAGGCAGAGGCCCAGCGCGGTGGCGAGCTCATGGCCGAAGCGGGCCTGCTGCCGGACATCCTGCACACCTCGGTGCTCAGCCGCGCCATCCAGACCGCCGACATCGCGCTGGATGCCGCCGACCGGCTGTGGATCCCCGTGAAGCGCTCGTGGCGCCTCAACGAGCGTCACTACGGCGCGCTGCAGGGCAAGGACAAGGCGCAGACGCTCGCCGAGTTCGGCCAGGAGCAGTTCATGCTGTGGCGCCGTTCGTTCGACGTGCCGCCGCCGCCCCTGTCCGCCGACAGTGAGTTCAGCCAGGCGAACGACCCGCGCTACGTCGGCATCGACGGGGACATCCCCGACACCGAGTCGCTCAAGCTCGTCATCGACCGCCTGCTGCCGTACTGGCACGACGAGATCGTCCCCGACCTGCAGACCGGCAAGACCGTGCTCGTCACGGCGCACGGCAACTCGCTGCGCGGGCTCGTGAAGCACCTTGAGGGAATCAGCGACGACGACATCGCGCAGCTGAACATCCCCACCGGCATCCCGCTGGTCTACCGCCTCGGCGCCGACTTCACCCCGGTCGCACCGGGCGAGTACCTCGACCCGGAGGCTGCTGCCGCGGGAGCAGCCGCCGTGGCCGCGCAGGGCAAGAAGTAA
- a CDS encoding class I SAM-dependent methyltransferase codes for MKPSPAGRIMSTPVGQITRGTTNTNRLRRVDRWIARHPSLRASADPLVVDLGYGASGVTAFELEARLRLLRPGVEVLGLEIDPGRVARANAQLAEVRAGLGTFAPDARVSFARGGFEVPAPRPVTVVRAFNVLRQYDEADVAGAWRRMTARLAPGGILVEGTCDEIGRVCTWIEVGADAAPRSLTISLRLPGLLQPSIAAERLPKALIHRNVPGERVHDLFTALDRHWDQAAVVSPFGPVHRWRTALQAMVDSGWPVQAPGRWRLGEVTVPWDAVAPR; via the coding sequence ATGAAACCCAGCCCGGCCGGGCGGATCATGTCCACCCCGGTCGGGCAGATCACGCGCGGAACCACGAACACCAATCGCCTGCGCCGCGTCGACCGGTGGATCGCCCGCCACCCCTCGTTGCGGGCGTCCGCCGACCCGCTCGTGGTCGATCTCGGCTACGGCGCCAGCGGAGTGACGGCGTTCGAGCTGGAGGCCCGGCTGCGACTCCTGCGCCCCGGCGTCGAGGTGCTGGGGCTCGAGATCGACCCGGGCCGGGTCGCGCGGGCCAACGCCCAGCTGGCCGAGGTGCGGGCGGGGCTGGGCACTTTCGCCCCCGATGCCCGGGTGTCGTTCGCGCGCGGCGGTTTCGAAGTGCCCGCGCCGCGCCCGGTGACCGTCGTGCGCGCGTTCAACGTGCTGCGGCAGTACGACGAGGCCGACGTCGCCGGCGCCTGGCGCCGCATGACCGCGCGGCTCGCGCCCGGCGGCATCCTGGTGGAAGGCACCTGCGACGAAATCGGCCGGGTGTGTACGTGGATCGAGGTGGGGGCGGATGCCGCGCCGCGCTCCCTCACCATCTCGCTGCGCCTGCCGGGACTGCTGCAGCCGTCGATCGCCGCCGAGCGGCTGCCGAAGGCGCTGATCCACCGCAACGTGCCCGGCGAACGCGTGCACGACCTGTTCACGGCGCTGGACCGGCACTGGGATCAGGCCGCCGTCGTCTCCCCGTTCGGACCGGTGCACCGCTGGCGCACGGCGCTGCAGGCGATGGTCGATTCCGGCTGGCCGGTGCAGGCGCCGGGGCGGTGGCGTCTCGGCGAGGTCACCGTGCCGTGGGACGCGGTCGCTCCGCGTTGA
- a CDS encoding glycine cleavage T C-terminal barrel domain-containing protein, translated as MTDPFTAVPGAVVDDGRLVHLGAPTTEQRSLAQGTAVAPLGDRSVLAVTGEDRLSWLDSLSSQALTALAAGESTELLILDPRGHVEHAASVVDDGETTWLIADAPDAAGLLAWLTRMRFRLRVAPRDASDEVAVIGGTAAAVARAVPDALAVWVDPWPQVGAGGWGYAPAEPHPGAERDWSEAIVPRAALQRLADAAIAGEIALAGTLAADALRVAAWRPRAVNEGGERTLPHEADWLRTAVHLNKGCYRGQETVAKVHNLGHPPRRLVALQLDGSDAMLPERGAAVRRDGDAIGEVTSVAHHYEEGPIALAFVKRSVPLDAALTVDTPDGVIAAAQETIVPPDAGATAAVPRLPRLSRRR; from the coding sequence ATGACCGATCCGTTCACCGCCGTCCCCGGCGCTGTCGTCGACGACGGCCGCCTGGTGCACCTCGGTGCGCCCACCACGGAGCAGCGTTCCCTCGCGCAGGGCACCGCCGTCGCGCCGCTGGGCGACCGCAGCGTGCTCGCCGTGACCGGCGAGGACCGGCTGTCGTGGCTGGATTCGCTGTCTTCGCAGGCACTGACCGCACTGGCGGCGGGGGAGAGCACCGAGTTGCTGATCCTCGACCCGCGGGGTCACGTCGAGCACGCGGCATCCGTCGTCGATGACGGCGAGACCACGTGGCTCATCGCCGACGCCCCGGATGCCGCGGGGCTGCTGGCCTGGCTGACGCGCATGCGCTTCCGGTTGCGGGTGGCGCCGCGGGACGCCTCGGACGAGGTCGCCGTCATCGGCGGGACCGCCGCCGCGGTGGCCCGGGCCGTGCCCGACGCCCTCGCGGTGTGGGTGGACCCGTGGCCGCAGGTGGGCGCCGGCGGCTGGGGTTACGCCCCCGCCGAACCGCACCCCGGTGCCGAGCGCGACTGGAGCGAGGCGATCGTGCCCCGCGCGGCGCTGCAGCGGCTCGCCGACGCTGCGATCGCAGGCGAGATCGCGCTGGCGGGAACGCTGGCCGCCGACGCGCTGCGGGTCGCCGCGTGGCGTCCGCGTGCCGTGAACGAGGGGGGCGAGCGCACCCTGCCGCACGAGGCCGATTGGCTCCGCACCGCCGTGCACCTGAACAAGGGCTGCTACCGCGGTCAGGAAACCGTCGCGAAGGTGCACAACCTGGGCCACCCGCCTCGGCGCCTGGTCGCGCTGCAGCTGGACGGCAGCGATGCGATGCTCCCCGAACGCGGTGCCGCGGTCCGCCGCGACGGCGACGCGATCGGCGAGGTCACCTCGGTCGCCCACCACTATGAAGAGGGGCCGATCGCGCTCGCCTTCGTCAAGCGCTCGGTGCCGCTGGATGCCGCACTCACCGTCGACACCCCCGACGGCGTCATCGCCGCCGCGCAGGAGACGATCGTGCCGCCCGACGCCGGCGCCACCGCCGCCGTGCCGCGCCTGCCGCGGCTGTCGCGCCGCCGCTGA
- a CDS encoding FABP family protein, with amino-acid sequence MLELPTDLPADLVPLSWLLGVWEGTGVIDYESGDGRRLEGEFAHRVSFSHDGGDYLNYSADAWLLGDVRLPLVAETGFWRLGRPASDADAGPGLLPATADPVVRTVDDVEALRTEEGGFAIEVSIVHSDGVSELYLGQVRGPRIDIATDAVMRSASTKPYAAATRMYGLVENHLLWAWDIAALGAPLASHASARLARVQ; translated from the coding sequence GTGCTCGAGCTGCCGACCGATCTACCAGCGGACCTCGTCCCGCTGTCCTGGCTGCTCGGCGTCTGGGAGGGCACCGGGGTCATCGACTACGAATCCGGTGACGGCCGTCGCCTGGAGGGCGAGTTCGCCCACCGCGTGAGCTTCAGCCACGACGGTGGCGACTACCTCAACTACTCCGCCGACGCCTGGCTGCTCGGCGACGTGCGACTGCCGCTGGTGGCGGAGACCGGTTTCTGGCGGCTCGGCCGCCCCGCGAGCGACGCCGACGCCGGCCCCGGGCTGCTACCTGCCACCGCGGACCCGGTCGTGCGCACCGTCGACGATGTCGAGGCGCTGCGCACCGAGGAGGGCGGCTTCGCCATCGAGGTGTCGATCGTGCACTCCGACGGCGTCAGCGAGCTGTACCTCGGGCAGGTGCGCGGTCCCCGCATCGACATCGCGACGGATGCCGTGATGCGTTCGGCATCCACCAAGCCCTATGCCGCAGCGACGCGCATGTACGGACTGGTCGAGAACCACCTGCTGTGGGCCTGGGACATCGCTGCGCTCGGTGCCCCGCTGGCCTCCCACGCGTCGGCGCGTCTGGCCAGGGTGCAGTGA